From Pandoraea vervacti, the proteins below share one genomic window:
- a CDS encoding c-type cytochrome: MKGLAGVHARTMLSACLMCLTLTSGAVFAQSAPASDVPDARAMEKLARSRNCMTCHAPDRTLLAPSYRDIAKRYAGQPGAADELARAITDGSQGKWGKIPMPASLQLAPGEANRLAEWILGMARPSRS, from the coding sequence ATGAAGGGATTGGCCGGCGTCCATGCCAGGACGATGCTGAGCGCATGTCTGATGTGTCTGACGTTGACGTCAGGCGCGGTCTTTGCACAATCCGCGCCCGCGTCCGACGTGCCGGACGCACGGGCGATGGAAAAGCTCGCGCGCTCGCGCAACTGCATGACGTGCCACGCCCCCGACCGGACATTGCTCGCGCCGTCGTACCGGGACATCGCGAAGCGCTATGCCGGGCAGCCCGGCGCGGCCGACGAACTGGCGCGCGCCATTACGGACGGCAGCCAGGGCAAATGGGGCAAGATTCCGATGCCCGCGAGCCTGCAACTCGCGCCGGGCGAGGCCAATCGGCTCGCCGAATGGATTCTGGGAATGGCGCGACCCTCGCGCTCCTGA
- the ilvD gene encoding dihydroxy-acid dehydratase: MPQYRSRTSTHGRNMAGARALWRATGMTDADFGKPIIAVVNSFTQFVPGHVHLRDLGAIVAKEIEAAGGVAKEFNTIAVDDGIAMGHGGMLYSLPSRELIADSVEYMVNAHCADAMVCISNCDKITPGMLMAAMRLNIPVVFVSGGPMEAGKVKSGDGQVIAKIDLIDAMIKAADPKISDAEVAEVERSACPTCGSCSGMFTANSMNCLTEAIGLALPGNGTIVATHAWRRGLFEQAGRLVVDLCRRYYQEEDASVLPRNIATKAAFENAMALDVAMGGSTNTVLHLLAAAQEAGVDFKMADIDRISRNVPCLCKAAPATDKYHIEDVHRAGGIIGILGELARGGLLDTSCGNVHSGTLGEAIAKWDVKDSANDRAQTFYSAAPGGVPTTIAFSQSSTYPSLDLNREVGCIRDKEHAYTKDGGLAVLYGNLAEKGCIVKTAGVDESQWVFTGRARVFESQDDAVEGILGDKVQPGDVVVIRYEGPKGGPGMQEMLYPTSYLKSKGLGKTCALFTDGRFSGGSSGLVIGHASPEAAEGGTIGLVEDGDVIEIDITQRKMHLAVSDEELARRRVAMEARGDAAWQPLNRERVVSQALQAYAALATSADRGAVRDLSQLKLGKRG; the protein is encoded by the coding sequence ATGCCTCAATACCGTTCCCGCACTTCGACCCACGGCCGCAACATGGCCGGCGCCCGCGCCCTGTGGCGCGCCACCGGCATGACCGACGCCGACTTCGGCAAGCCGATCATTGCCGTCGTGAACTCGTTCACGCAATTCGTGCCGGGTCACGTGCACCTGCGCGATCTGGGCGCCATCGTGGCCAAGGAGATCGAAGCGGCCGGCGGCGTGGCCAAGGAATTCAACACGATCGCCGTGGACGACGGCATCGCCATGGGGCACGGCGGCATGCTGTACTCGCTGCCCTCGCGCGAACTGATCGCCGACTCGGTGGAATACATGGTCAATGCGCACTGCGCCGACGCCATGGTCTGCATCTCCAACTGCGACAAGATCACCCCGGGCATGCTCATGGCTGCCATGCGTCTGAACATTCCGGTCGTGTTCGTCTCGGGCGGGCCGATGGAAGCCGGCAAGGTCAAGTCGGGCGATGGACAGGTGATCGCGAAGATCGACCTGATCGACGCCATGATCAAGGCCGCCGATCCGAAGATCAGCGACGCCGAAGTGGCCGAAGTCGAGCGCAGCGCGTGTCCGACGTGCGGTTCGTGCTCGGGCATGTTCACCGCCAACTCGATGAACTGCCTGACCGAAGCCATTGGTCTGGCGCTGCCGGGCAACGGCACCATCGTCGCCACGCACGCCTGGCGTCGCGGCCTGTTCGAACAGGCCGGGCGTCTCGTGGTCGATCTGTGCCGTCGCTACTATCAGGAAGAGGACGCCTCGGTCCTGCCGCGCAACATCGCCACCAAGGCGGCGTTCGAAAACGCCATGGCGCTCGACGTCGCCATGGGCGGCTCGACCAACACCGTGCTGCACCTGCTCGCCGCCGCGCAGGAAGCCGGCGTCGACTTCAAGATGGCCGACATCGACCGCATCTCGCGCAACGTGCCCTGCCTGTGCAAGGCCGCCCCGGCGACCGACAAGTACCACATCGAAGATGTGCACCGCGCCGGCGGCATCATCGGCATTCTGGGCGAACTCGCCCGTGGCGGCCTGCTCGACACGTCGTGCGGCAACGTGCACAGCGGCACGCTCGGTGAGGCCATCGCCAAGTGGGACGTGAAGGACAGCGCCAACGACCGCGCGCAAACCTTCTACAGCGCCGCCCCGGGCGGCGTGCCGACGACCATCGCCTTCAGCCAGTCGTCGACCTACCCGTCGCTCGACCTGAACCGCGAAGTCGGTTGCATCCGCGACAAGGAACACGCCTACACGAAGGACGGCGGTCTGGCCGTGCTGTACGGCAACCTCGCCGAAAAGGGTTGCATCGTGAAGACGGCCGGCGTGGACGAATCGCAGTGGGTCTTCACCGGCCGCGCGCGCGTGTTCGAGAGCCAGGACGATGCCGTCGAAGGCATTCTGGGCGACAAGGTCCAGCCGGGCGACGTGGTCGTGATCCGTTACGAAGGCCCGAAGGGCGGCCCGGGCATGCAGGAAATGCTGTACCCGACGTCGTATCTGAAGTCGAAGGGGCTGGGCAAGACGTGCGCCCTGTTCACGGACGGTCGTTTCTCCGGCGGTTCGTCGGGGCTGGTGATCGGTCACGCTTCGCCCGAAGCGGCCGAAGGCGGCACCATTGGGCTGGTGGAAGACGGCGACGTGATCGAGATCGACATCACCCAGCGCAAGATGCACCTGGCCGTGTCGGACGAAGAACTCGCCCGTCGCCGCGTCGCCATGGAAGCCCGAGGCGACGCGGCATGGCAACCGCTCAACCGTGAGCGCGTGGTATCGCAGGCGCTGCAGGCCTACGCTGCGCTGGCCACCTCGGCCGACCGCGGCGCCGTGCGCGATCTGTCGCAGTTGAAGCTCGGCAAGCGCGGTTGA
- the lgt gene encoding prolipoprotein diacylglyceryl transferase produces the protein MLIHPQFDPVAIHLGPLAIRWYGLMYLVGFILFLLVGRLRVRQPSIAAQGWKAQDLDDMLFYGVLGVILGGRLGYVVFYKLSFYLANPLDIFKVWEGGMSFHGGFLGVLVAMWLFTRRRGHSLLEGTDLIAPMIPLGLAAGRLGNFINGELWGRVTSPDSRFAMLFPQAAAEDAQWVFAHQQAMSDHALAMVFAQFHGLPRYPSQLFEFALEGVALFVLLWCFARRARPVGAVSGMFLVGYGLFRFLAEFTREPDAFLGLLSFGLSMGQWLSLPMIVAGVIMLVWSYRRGHVTSAA, from the coding sequence ATGCTGATTCATCCTCAATTCGATCCGGTTGCGATTCACCTCGGCCCGCTCGCGATTCGCTGGTACGGCCTGATGTATCTGGTCGGCTTCATTCTTTTCCTGCTCGTGGGACGCTTGCGCGTGCGCCAACCGTCCATCGCGGCGCAAGGCTGGAAGGCGCAGGATCTCGACGACATGCTGTTCTACGGTGTGCTCGGCGTGATTCTTGGCGGTCGTCTGGGCTATGTGGTCTTCTACAAGCTGTCGTTCTATCTTGCGAATCCGCTCGATATCTTCAAGGTGTGGGAAGGCGGCATGTCGTTCCATGGCGGCTTTCTCGGCGTGCTCGTCGCGATGTGGCTGTTCACGCGCCGTCGCGGTCACTCCCTGCTCGAAGGTACCGACCTGATCGCGCCAATGATCCCGCTGGGGCTTGCCGCAGGGCGCCTGGGCAACTTCATCAACGGGGAACTGTGGGGGCGTGTCACGTCGCCCGATTCGCGCTTCGCCATGCTGTTCCCGCAAGCCGCTGCCGAAGACGCGCAGTGGGTGTTTGCCCACCAGCAGGCGATGTCCGATCACGCATTGGCGATGGTCTTCGCGCAGTTCCATGGCCTGCCGCGATATCCGTCGCAACTCTTCGAGTTTGCCCTCGAAGGTGTGGCGCTGTTCGTGCTGCTGTGGTGCTTCGCGCGTCGCGCGCGTCCGGTGGGCGCGGTCTCGGGTATGTTCCTTGTGGGCTACGGCCTGTTCCGTTTCCTTGCCGAATTCACGCGCGAACCGGACGCCTTCCTGGGCCTTCTGTCGTTCGGCCTGTCGATGGGGCAATGGCTGTCGTTGCCGATGATCGTGGCGGGCGTGATCATGCTCGTGTGGTCGTATCGGCGAGGGCATGTGACGTCGGCGGCATAA
- the dctP gene encoding TRAP transporter substrate-binding protein DctP — translation METTPSPLRRQLMLGAASALVTSGLASPWGGAFAQSGPLKISHQFPGGTLTEGDFRDRLCRKFAQEVEKRTNGALKFQVYPGSSLMKTNAQFSALRRGALDLSLYPLPYAGGEVRELNIGLMPGLVTSYAQGTAWRNGEIGKVLTDVLAEKNIVIVSWVWQAGGVASRAKPLVAPEDAKGLKVRGGSREMDMMLKEAGAAVISLPSNELYAAMQTGAMDAAMTSSTSLMSFRLEEVSKHLTTGRNKSYWFMLEPLLMSKQVFDKLPKDQQQVILQVGAELESFGTEAAKADDAQIASVYTKAGAKVYDLDEATVMKWRDIARRTAWKDYASKSDTCAKLLALAEKVPA, via the coding sequence ATGGAGACAACCCCTTCCCCGCTGCGGCGGCAACTCATGCTGGGCGCCGCATCGGCGTTGGTCACCAGTGGTCTGGCCAGCCCGTGGGGCGGCGCATTCGCGCAATCCGGCCCACTCAAGATTTCCCATCAATTCCCCGGCGGCACGCTGACCGAAGGCGATTTTCGCGACCGGCTCTGTCGCAAATTCGCGCAGGAAGTCGAGAAGCGCACCAACGGTGCGCTGAAATTCCAGGTCTACCCGGGTAGCTCGCTCATGAAGACCAACGCCCAGTTCTCGGCGTTGCGGCGCGGCGCGCTCGATCTGTCGCTTTATCCACTGCCCTACGCGGGCGGCGAAGTCCGCGAACTCAATATCGGTCTCATGCCTGGACTGGTGACGTCCTATGCGCAGGGCACCGCCTGGCGTAACGGGGAGATCGGCAAGGTGCTCACCGATGTGCTCGCGGAAAAGAACATCGTCATCGTGAGCTGGGTCTGGCAGGCCGGTGGCGTTGCCAGTCGGGCGAAACCGCTCGTGGCGCCGGAAGACGCCAAGGGTCTCAAGGTGCGCGGCGGCAGCCGCGAGATGGACATGATGCTCAAGGAGGCCGGTGCTGCCGTGATTTCGCTGCCGTCCAACGAGTTGTACGCGGCAATGCAGACCGGGGCGATGGATGCGGCCATGACCTCGTCGACCAGCCTCATGTCGTTCCGACTCGAAGAAGTGTCGAAGCACTTGACCACGGGACGCAACAAATCCTACTGGTTCATGCTTGAGCCGCTGCTCATGTCGAAGCAGGTCTTCGACAAGTTGCCCAAGGACCAGCAGCAGGTCATTTTGCAGGTCGGCGCGGAACTGGAGTCGTTCGGCACGGAAGCGGCCAAGGCCGACGATGCGCAGATCGCCAGCGTGTACACGAAGGCCGGCGCAAAAGTGTACGACCTCGACGAAGCGACCGTCATGAAGTGGCGCGACATTGCCCGGCGCACCGCGTGGAAGGACTACGCGAGCAAGTCGGACACGTGCGCGAAGCTGCTCGCGCTTGCCGAGAAGGTGCCTGCATGA
- a CDS encoding LysR family transcriptional regulator: MDLRQFRYFVAVAEERHFGRAAQRLSMTQPPLSQQIRALEASLGAPLFVRTNRSVELTAVGRQLLPEVRRILADADALPALAQGLAHGEVGTLSLGFVSTADYGILPPLLREFGERYPRVRLQLFEATSDVQVEALMDGRIDAGLFIPPVPARFANELSYLPIIREPLMLALPAARGDAMQTAPGQRDAVDVQPGAAVSLADFADEPLVIFPRRVAPAFYDIIMGCYGALGLTPRVGQEAIQMQTIVSLVSAGMGVALVPQSLCHLRRTGVTYRALRETSALIETGLLWRTAEVTPVLEGFLETARGVAHTPPGATLSA, translated from the coding sequence ATGGACTTACGTCAGTTCCGCTACTTCGTCGCCGTGGCCGAGGAACGTCACTTCGGGCGCGCCGCGCAGCGCCTCTCGATGACCCAGCCGCCGCTCTCGCAGCAGATTCGGGCGCTGGAGGCCTCGCTCGGTGCGCCCTTGTTCGTGCGCACCAATCGCTCCGTCGAACTGACCGCCGTAGGGCGGCAACTATTGCCGGAAGTCCGCCGCATTCTCGCGGACGCCGATGCGCTGCCCGCCCTCGCGCAGGGACTGGCGCACGGCGAGGTCGGCACGCTCTCGCTGGGATTCGTCTCCACGGCGGACTACGGCATTCTGCCGCCGCTGTTGCGTGAATTCGGCGAGCGTTACCCGCGCGTTCGCCTGCAACTGTTCGAAGCCACGAGCGACGTGCAGGTCGAGGCGCTCATGGACGGGCGCATCGACGCCGGTCTGTTTATTCCGCCGGTGCCCGCGCGTTTTGCCAACGAATTGTCTTACCTGCCGATCATTCGGGAGCCGCTGATGCTGGCGCTGCCTGCCGCGCGAGGTGACGCCATGCAGACAGCGCCCGGGCAACGCGATGCCGTCGACGTACAGCCCGGCGCCGCAGTGAGTCTGGCCGACTTCGCGGACGAGCCGCTTGTCATCTTCCCAAGGCGCGTCGCCCCGGCGTTCTACGACATCATCATGGGATGCTACGGTGCGCTCGGGCTCACGCCGCGGGTGGGCCAGGAAGCGATCCAGATGCAGACGATCGTGAGTCTGGTCTCGGCCGGCATGGGGGTCGCGCTCGTGCCGCAGTCGTTGTGTCATCTGCGGCGCACCGGGGTGACGTACCGGGCGCTGCGCGAGACGAGCGCTCTCATCGAGACGGGCTTGCTCTGGCGTACGGCGGAGGTCACGCCGGTGCTCGAAGGGTTTCTCGAGACGGCACGAGGTGTGGCGCATACGCCGCCAGGGGCAACGCTCTCTGCCTGA
- a CDS encoding DUF2486 family protein yields the protein MTNEPERNDPGIPTLTEVLATGEAAPPEALADETATADGGERGVPADVAVFAERVSARLTLQLADEITTMVERRCHDALIDQTSWLVQLIGKQVADALQAQLPDRIRQAVIEEVAKQVRSQG from the coding sequence GTGACGAACGAGCCCGAGCGCAACGACCCCGGCATTCCCACGCTGACCGAAGTGCTCGCGACGGGGGAGGCGGCGCCGCCCGAAGCGTTGGCAGACGAGACTGCGACGGCCGATGGGGGCGAGCGCGGTGTGCCGGCCGACGTCGCAGTCTTTGCCGAGCGCGTGAGCGCGCGGCTCACGCTGCAACTGGCCGACGAGATCACGACGATGGTGGAGCGCCGTTGTCACGACGCGTTGATCGATCAGACGTCCTGGCTCGTGCAACTGATCGGCAAGCAGGTCGCCGATGCCTTGCAGGCCCAACTGCCCGACCGTATTCGTCAGGCGGTCATCGAAGAGGTCGCGAAGCAGGTGCGCAGTCAGGGATGA
- a CDS encoding DNA polymerase III subunit chi, with amino-acid sequence MTRVDFHTHVANRLEYACRFARKVYGAGQTLVVVAEPDVLRAFDQTLWTFSPLEFVPHCFTGDPLAAKTPVVLAAPDEEAQHHQVLLNLAGSVPTHFARFERVVEIIGDSPEDLSGARERYRFYRDRGYTLNNYDQRG; translated from the coding sequence GTGACCCGCGTCGACTTTCACACCCATGTGGCGAACCGGCTCGAATATGCGTGCCGGTTCGCGCGCAAGGTCTACGGGGCCGGCCAGACGCTCGTGGTCGTGGCCGAGCCCGACGTGCTGCGCGCGTTCGACCAGACGTTGTGGACGTTCTCGCCGCTGGAGTTCGTGCCCCATTGCTTCACCGGCGACCCGCTCGCCGCGAAGACGCCTGTCGTGCTCGCGGCGCCCGACGAAGAGGCGCAACATCATCAGGTGCTGCTCAATCTCGCCGGCAGCGTGCCGACGCACTTTGCGCGCTTCGAACGGGTCGTGGAGATCATTGGCGACTCGCCCGAAGACTTGTCGGGGGCGCGCGAGCGTTATCGCTTCTACCGTGACCGTGGCTATACGCTGAACAATTACGACCAACGAGGTTGA
- a CDS encoding TRAP transporter small permease, translating to MSGAVASAEPVAARSRALRRLDALLQAVSRLLMVVCMLALVGAALVLSYSVFARHVLKLATDWQDEAAVFMLVGATFVSAAHVQHLRGHIGIEAITTLLSPRVNRVRRWVVDIFTLAFCGFFAWKSWTLFWEAYVDGQTSSSTWGPPLSIPYGLMAFGMTLLSVQLLLQVAIGACEMKAGVAGHSGNADAGGHTPDRTGGHA from the coding sequence ATGAGTGGCGCCGTCGCGAGCGCCGAGCCGGTGGCGGCTCGCTCACGTGCGCTGCGGCGGCTCGACGCGCTCTTGCAGGCTGTGAGTCGCTTGCTGATGGTCGTGTGCATGCTGGCGCTCGTGGGCGCCGCACTCGTGCTGAGCTACAGCGTGTTTGCGCGGCACGTGCTCAAGCTCGCGACCGACTGGCAGGACGAGGCCGCCGTGTTCATGCTGGTCGGTGCGACCTTCGTCTCGGCCGCGCACGTGCAGCATTTGCGCGGGCACATCGGTATCGAAGCGATTACGACGCTGCTCTCGCCCCGTGTGAACCGCGTGCGGCGTTGGGTCGTCGACATCTTCACGCTGGCGTTCTGCGGCTTCTTCGCCTGGAAGTCGTGGACGCTGTTCTGGGAAGCCTACGTCGACGGCCAGACGAGCAGCTCGACGTGGGGACCGCCGCTCTCGATTCCGTACGGTCTGATGGCGTTCGGCATGACGTTGCTCTCGGTGCAACTGTTGCTGCAGGTCGCGATCGGGGCTTGCGAGATGAAGGCGGGCGTTGCCGGACATTCGGGGAATGCAGACGCTGGGGGACACACCCCCGATCGCACGGGAGGGCACGCATGA
- a CDS encoding GntR family transcriptional regulator — protein sequence MTVKPKRSEALRQAIEERIAVGEYAPGMRLDEVELATAFGVSRTPLREALIQLASSGVIEIRPRRGAVVSQIDPQRLCEMFEVMAELESMCGRLAARRITDDELKALRETHEASRAAAEARDIDTYYEVNAHFHALIYQASHNTYLQETALQLHRRLRVYRRLQLRVRDRPHQSFSEHDAVFRAIEAGDADAASEHLRAHVTVQGERFADLMASLHALARKTG from the coding sequence ATGACCGTAAAACCCAAGCGATCGGAAGCGCTGCGACAGGCGATCGAGGAGCGCATCGCCGTGGGCGAGTACGCGCCGGGTATGCGGCTCGACGAGGTTGAACTGGCGACTGCTTTCGGGGTGTCGCGGACCCCGTTGCGAGAGGCGCTCATTCAGTTGGCGTCATCGGGAGTGATCGAGATCCGGCCGCGCCGCGGCGCAGTCGTCTCGCAGATCGATCCGCAGCGGCTATGCGAGATGTTCGAGGTCATGGCGGAACTGGAATCGATGTGCGGGCGGCTCGCAGCGCGACGCATTACCGACGACGAACTGAAAGCCTTGCGTGAGACCCACGAGGCCAGCCGGGCGGCCGCCGAGGCGCGGGACATCGACACGTATTACGAAGTGAATGCGCATTTCCATGCGCTCATCTATCAGGCCAGTCACAACACCTATCTTCAGGAAACGGCATTGCAACTGCACCGCCGTCTGCGCGTGTACCGGCGCCTGCAACTGCGCGTGCGCGACCGGCCGCATCAGTCGTTCTCGGAACACGACGCCGTGTTTCGCGCCATCGAGGCAGGCGACGCCGACGCAGCATCCGAACACCTGCGCGCCCACGTCACGGTGCAAGGCGAGCGGTTCGCCGACCTGATGGCCTCGTTGCACGCGCTGGCGCGCAAGACCGGATAA
- the lptF gene encoding LPS export ABC transporter permease LptF — protein MIFQRSLQRELNYTAGAVFMVLITVMLTTMMIRILGFAASGKADPRDVLVLIGLAVIGYLAVILIVTLFVSILFVLTRWYRDSEMVVWFASGLSITDFIKPVLRFATPYLAVVTFCALVAWPWANQQISALEARFAKRDDVSMISPGQFRESAASHRVFFVETVSGDATQVHNVFVSGTENGKVNVVVSKDGHIETAKDGNRYIVLEKGRRYDGVPGQPDYRVMEFERYGVKIDNPTATDTDNTPTKGVPTARLFREIQNPIFRGEIVWRIGLPLLALALVLLAVPLAYQNPRHGRTVNLVMAVLIYLAYTNLLSLSQAWVAQERLPLAIGIWLLHALAMAIIVLLYVRRVRFRGLFGRRRNNGSDGMRASGGAR, from the coding sequence ATGATTTTTCAGCGTTCCCTGCAGCGCGAGCTGAACTACACCGCCGGGGCCGTCTTCATGGTGCTGATCACCGTCATGCTCACCACCATGATGATCCGCATCCTGGGCTTCGCCGCGTCGGGGAAAGCCGATCCGCGCGACGTGCTCGTGCTCATCGGCCTGGCCGTGATCGGCTACCTCGCCGTCATTCTGATCGTGACGCTTTTCGTCTCGATCCTGTTCGTCCTCACCCGGTGGTACCGCGACTCCGAAATGGTCGTGTGGTTTGCCTCGGGCCTGTCGATCACCGACTTCATCAAGCCGGTGCTGCGCTTTGCCACCCCCTATCTCGCTGTCGTCACGTTCTGCGCCCTGGTCGCGTGGCCGTGGGCGAACCAGCAGATTTCGGCGCTCGAAGCCCGCTTCGCCAAGCGCGACGACGTCTCGATGATCTCTCCCGGCCAGTTCCGCGAGAGCGCAGCGAGCCATCGCGTGTTCTTCGTCGAGACGGTCTCGGGCGACGCCACCCAGGTCCACAACGTCTTCGTCTCCGGCACGGAGAACGGCAAGGTCAACGTCGTCGTCTCGAAAGACGGTCACATCGAGACGGCCAAGGACGGTAACCGTTACATCGTGCTGGAAAAAGGTCGCCGCTACGACGGCGTGCCCGGGCAGCCCGACTACCGTGTGATGGAGTTCGAGCGCTACGGCGTAAAGATCGACAACCCGACGGCCACCGACACCGACAATACGCCGACCAAGGGCGTGCCCACGGCGCGTCTGTTCCGCGAAATCCAGAATCCGATTTTCCGCGGTGAAATCGTCTGGCGCATCGGCCTGCCGCTACTCGCGCTCGCGCTGGTGTTGCTCGCGGTACCGCTGGCCTATCAGAACCCCCGTCACGGACGCACCGTGAACCTTGTGATGGCCGTGCTCATCTACCTCGCCTACACCAACCTGCTGAGCCTGTCGCAGGCTTGGGTGGCCCAGGAGCGTCTGCCGCTTGCCATCGGTATCTGGCTGCTTCACGCGCTCGCCATGGCGATCATCGTGCTGCTTTACGTGCGACGCGTGCGCTTTCGCGGCCTGTTCGGCCGACGTCGCAACAACGGATCCGACGGGATGCGCGCATCGGGAGGGGCTCGCTGA
- a CDS encoding leucyl aminopeptidase, translating into MDFSTKAFDSTKAGQAGLANAKTECLVVGVFEQQPLAGLAKALDAASKGLLARMVKRGELDGKLGSTLMLHEVAGWSPARVLFVGLGREDQLSQKQFNEASRAAVRAVLASRATDALWTLPQAKIVKQDPAWAVRASVLALRDATYRFTQMKSKVDAASTVLRKVVFSVSPEDLKAAKLAAKQGEAIANGMALTKDLGNLPGNVCTPTYLADTARKLAREFKLKSEILGPKQIEALKMGSFLSVARGSVQPPQFIVLKYEGGGAKQAPIVLVGKGVTFDTGGISLKPGEGMDEMKYDMCGAGSVFGTIRAVAEMGLKLNVIAIVPATENMPSGQATKPGDVVTSMSGQTIEVLNTDAEGRLILCDALTYAERFHPAAVIDVATLTGACIIALGHVNSGLFSKSDALADELLAAGRTTGDTAWRLPVEDEYQEQLKSNFADVANIGGRPAGSVTAACFLARFTEKYEWAHLDIAGTAWKSGAAKGATGRPVPLLTQFLIDREAR; encoded by the coding sequence ATGGACTTTAGCACAAAAGCCTTCGATTCGACCAAGGCGGGCCAGGCCGGTCTCGCCAACGCAAAGACCGAATGTCTGGTGGTGGGGGTGTTCGAGCAGCAGCCGCTCGCAGGACTCGCCAAGGCGCTCGATGCGGCGAGCAAGGGCCTGCTCGCACGCATGGTCAAGCGTGGCGAACTCGATGGCAAGCTCGGCAGCACGCTGATGCTGCACGAGGTCGCCGGCTGGAGTCCGGCACGTGTGCTGTTCGTCGGTCTCGGGCGCGAAGACCAGCTCTCGCAGAAGCAATTCAACGAAGCGTCCCGTGCCGCCGTGCGCGCCGTGCTTGCCTCGCGCGCCACGGACGCCCTCTGGACGCTGCCGCAAGCCAAAATCGTCAAGCAGGACCCCGCATGGGCCGTGCGTGCGTCGGTGCTGGCCCTGCGCGATGCGACCTACCGCTTCACGCAGATGAAGAGCAAGGTCGACGCCGCCAGCACGGTGCTGCGCAAGGTCGTCTTCTCTGTCTCCCCGGAAGATCTGAAGGCCGCCAAGCTGGCCGCGAAGCAAGGCGAAGCCATTGCCAACGGCATGGCGCTCACCAAGGATCTCGGCAACCTGCCGGGCAACGTATGCACGCCGACCTACCTGGCGGACACGGCCCGCAAGCTGGCCCGCGAATTCAAGCTCAAGTCGGAAATCCTCGGACCGAAGCAGATCGAGGCGCTCAAGATGGGGTCGTTCCTGTCGGTCGCCCGTGGCTCGGTACAGCCGCCGCAGTTCATCGTCCTCAAATATGAAGGCGGCGGCGCCAAGCAGGCGCCGATCGTGCTCGTAGGCAAGGGTGTGACGTTCGACACGGGCGGCATCTCGCTCAAGCCGGGCGAGGGCATGGACGAGATGAAATACGACATGTGCGGCGCGGGTTCGGTGTTCGGCACGATCCGTGCAGTGGCAGAGATGGGCCTCAAGCTCAATGTCATCGCGATCGTGCCGGCCACGGAGAACATGCCGAGCGGTCAGGCGACGAAGCCGGGCGATGTGGTCACGAGCATGTCCGGCCAGACGATCGAAGTGCTCAACACCGATGCCGAAGGCCGTCTGATCCTGTGCGACGCGCTCACGTACGCGGAACGCTTCCACCCGGCCGCAGTGATCGACGTCGCCACGCTCACCGGCGCTTGCATCATCGCGCTCGGCCACGTGAACTCCGGCCTGTTCTCGAAGAGCGATGCACTGGCCGACGAACTGCTGGCGGCCGGTCGCACGACGGGCGACACGGCGTGGCGTCTGCCGGTCGAAGACGAGTATCAGGAACAGCTCAAGTCGAACTTTGCCGATGTGGCGAACATTGGCGGACGCCCGGCCGGTAGCGTGACGGCGGCATGCTTTCTGGCGCGCTTTACCGAGAAATACGAGTGGGCGCACCTGGACATCGCCGGCACGGCGTGGAAGAGCGGCGCCGCCAAGGGCGCAACGGGCCGTCCGGTGCCATTGCTCACGCAGTTCCTGATCGATCGCGAAGCCCGGTGA